A single genomic interval of Musa acuminata AAA Group cultivar baxijiao chromosome BXJ3-4, Cavendish_Baxijiao_AAA, whole genome shotgun sequence harbors:
- the LOC135635697 gene encoding actin-depolymerizing factor-like codes for MANSASGMAVHDECKLKFLELKAKRNFRFIVFKINEKLQQVTVEKLGQPDDSYDDLTASLPPNECRYAVFDFDFVTDENCQKSKIFFISWAPDASKVRSKMLYASSKDRFKRELDGIQVELQATEPSEMSIDIVKGRAL; via the exons CGAACTCGGCGTCGGGAATGGCGGTGCATGATGAGTGCAAGCTCAAGTTCCTGGAGCTGAAGGCCAAGAGGAACTTCCGCTTCATCGTCTTCAAGATCAACGAGAAGCTGCAGCAGGTGACGGTGGAGAAGCTCGGCCAGCCCGACGATAGCTACGACGATCTCACCGCATCCCTGCCACCCAACGAGTGCCGCTATGCCGTCTTCGATTTCGACTTCGTCACCGACGAGAACTGCCAGAAGAGCAAGATCTTCTTCATTTCTTG GGCTCCTGATGCATCAAAGGTGAGGAGCAAGATGCTGTATGCCAGTTCCAAGGACAGATTCAAGAGGGAGCTTGATGGCATACAAGTGGAGTTGCAGGCCACGGAACCTAGTGAGATGAGCATTGATATCGTGAAAGGGCGAGCTTTATAA